Genomic DNA from Alosa alosa isolate M-15738 ecotype Scorff River chromosome 6, AALO_Geno_1.1, whole genome shotgun sequence:
ACTTCCCTTGCAATTTAGGAGAACTAGGCTAAGATAAACTGCTTTATGAATTGTAAGGGCAGTGTCCCCGTTTTAAACATGACATGTTTTAGAGGTATTTACGCTtctgaactgaaaatgtcccCGGATTTTGTCTCAGAAATCTGGTCACTTTAATGTAAACGTACCACAACTATTGTAAATGTAGATGCACACAGTTATATGTAagtggaagagagggaaaaagtcTAAGTCCATctctcatagacacacaaatgAATATCATCTGCTATCTGACGTTACATGCAATAACCTTTCTGCTTCCTTTGCCTTGCAGAAACCCAGGCTCAGACGGCAAGCGGTAAGGGGCAAATCTTTCCTGACCATACTCCACCTGTCTGCTATTTTCAATCGATAGTGCACACCTTTGCTCGGATGTTATGGCTCATAGTGGCCAGAGGTTGAACTGGGGTGTTCACTGTAAAAGTACATTGGCAGAGGGACAAGGCAACAGAAACATAGTGATACATCTGTGTTAAATAATTCTTCAGCAACTACACAGTATTGATTGCAAGATTGTCACTGCAAGATGTTTTGTATATGAGAGAATATGCACTGGTTTTAATTGTATACTAATTTTGTACACACATGTTGCTAGATTGTTAATCTGTTAAATTGTTAATTCAGTAAAACGAGCCTGTAATCTAGTTAAATGAGAgcatgatttagtaaaacgagcacaAAATTGATTAAAgtgagcgcacaatttagtaaaatgagcacaccatttTGTAAAGAGCTCACATTTTCTTGATATACAAAAAAATTCTTTCAGTGACATCTCCTGGGCTCTGTACACACAACCCCAAAtcagttgggacgttgtgtaaaatgtgaataaaaacagaatgtaataatctgtaAATCtcgtaaactcatatttagttaccaaaaggacacagacaacatatgctgaaaatgacaaatttgactatttcatcgaaaatatatgttcattttgaatttgataccagcaacacgtTTCAAAAAAAGTAGAGAATCCAAATAGGGATAgaactgaaaaacaatattggatggccgtggtcttttggacctcagatggcactgcattaaaaccagacctgtttctaagaacatcattgtatgggctcaggaaaaccttaTTGTCTATGAGTATgttgatactcaattcagaaatgctagagtaaactttaccatgcaacagtcaaaattgtatttagacatgatacagaaatactcttatctgggcctgagcttgtttaaaatggactgaggtaacgtggAAAAATGTCCTTTGGTTAGGCCAATCAAAacatcttgcacatctggcaaggcacaatcaattcggaatgatgtatacaggttttgaacAACATATACTCTCATCCAGGCAATGCgtttttccagggaagaccttgaatatttcaggaaaacaatgtcaaaatgaattctgcacatatttaaaaagaATTTCTCCATAGAGGTCCAGATGCTAAAATGTCTTaggtccagacctgtcaaattaggtgcatcatggaatgaaaaacatgattaagaatacctcatactgttgagcaactcaaaatcctatatcgggcagGAATGGGATCATGATCACCTAAAATCCAAAACTGTGAAACCAATGCTGATTCATCATGtgaaagaatgaaaatatgCATCAATACATCAGTAATTAATTGGTCATTCATAATTCATACATTCATTTTGTTGAGTGTCAGTCTGTCAGCTGATAAATTAATGTGTTGTTTCCATCAGAGTGTGGAATAGCCCCGCTCAACACTCGCATCGTGGGGGGTTTGGACACCCTCGCGGGCAGCTGGCCCTGGCAGGCCAGTCTTCACCTGAATGGGAGACACATCTGTGGCGGGACCCTCCTCAATAGCCAGTGGGTCATGACCGCAGCCCACTGCATACGCAGGTAAGAGTCCAGCCAGTGTGCTCACGGAACAGCTCCTTAATCAGCCAGTAGCCCCAGCAGGCTTATAGTGGCTGCTCTGGATGCTGTTGGTGGTACCAGAGCGCCCTCTCCTGGTAAAGCACCATTTATGCAGGTTGTCCTTTTTTTCCTGAGCCTAATATAATTTTTGaaatgcagtagcctaggcttcaTGGTTTTATTGTGCCAGTGGTGGGAGTGTgagaagatgttttttttttccataaagACGAAATAATTACTTCAAATtatgtataaaaatatatttaaaaaacacaCGGTCACTTAAGTTGAATTTAAACAAGTTTCTCTTGGGAAAAAACACGCAAAACAGTGCAATGtaaaatatgtaggcctactttactgCTGGTCATAATGGAGGTACTTGGAGAGCCAATTGTTTCCTGAGgtggtagcctactcattgtgaAAAGTTGGAGAACCACTGGACTAAATGATAGTAAATTGTCTGTATCCACTAGACGGTTGCAGGCAGTCCTGATCTAACGATTAGAGCTGGCTGTGATTGATCTGGTGTTTATTTCGGATGGGccccactctatctctctccttctccatcagcCTTACTCTAGCCAACTGTAGGCTTTACCTgggccccactctctctctctctcttctccatcagCCTTACTTAAGCCAACTGGAGGCTTTACCTGggcctctctcttctccatcagctccatctccatcggCTCCATCAACCCATCAtcagggttgccggttcgaaccccgaccagtaggcacaactgaagtgccattgagcaaggcacctaacccctaactgctccccgagcgccgctgttgttgcaggcagctcattgtgtgtgcttcacctcactgtgtgttcattgtgtgctgagtgtgtttcacagtttgggataaatgcagagaccaaatttccctcacgggatcaaaagagtatatatacttatactctccTCCATCAGCCTTACTCTAGCCAACTGGAGGGTTTACCTGGGCCGGCAGGTGCAGTCCGGGAGCAACCCCAACGAGCAGAGCCTCTCCATTATTCGCATCGTCACTCACCCGCAGTACAACAACACGCTCTTCAACAACGACGTGGCTCTTATGCAACTCAGCACCAGCGTCACCTTCACCAACTACATCCGCCCCATCTGCCtggccaacagcagcagcaccttCCACAACGCCACCTCCTGCTGGGCCACCGGATGGGGCAACATCGGCAAGGACGGTAAAGatagagaatgtctaataagggctctGGTAAAGACTAGGACTGCTCACAGTGCTGAACATCAAGTACCTACGTATAGTGCACTATGTTAGCTAATAGTGATAGGAATAGCTACGTATTCACTATATAGTGCACTATGTTAGCTaatagcagagaatgtctaataaggggagaactttcACTTTCGGAACgcttccggtgtggtactgcatctaggggcgctcgcgggcgagtccagaatgaatggaggtctatggagctgtacccctcaaaatccacttttctcgggatatcattttttttcaagtaatttgaatattgtattcgaaaggggaggcaaagacaatacaattggttaaaaaaaaatctgagggtttcagttaaataggtgaaaacaataaatttagccatgtagctccataggataTCATGTATTTTGGACTTGCCCGCGATCGGCATGTAGGTGAACTAGATAAGACTagacataacacacagagctagcgaacctagttcttaaatctaacaagttatgccttttacaacaagcttttgcaaatcaagaaatatttgtggatcccctctgcgcatatacaaatattattgaggcaaatttagctccatatctctctacctctctctctctatctccatctcgttctctcatctctctttctctctctctcgctccatctctctctcatctctttctctctctctcgttccatctttctccatctctctctctagtgtcCCTGCCTGCGCCTCAGACGTTGCAGGAGGTGGAGGTGCCGGTGGTGGGGAACAGACAGTGCACCTGCCAGTACGGACCTGAATCAAATGGAATCATCACATCGCAGATGATCTGTGCCGGCTCCTCAGGCAGGGGAGTTTGTCAGGTATGGACATGCGtaccacacacagcactacagacacgcac
This window encodes:
- the zgc:123217 gene encoding chymotrypsin-like protease CTRL-1, whose product is MAPLRSCVLLVITAAVYVTETQAQTASECGIAPLNTRIVGGLDTLAGSWPWQASLHLNGRHICGGTLLNSQWVMTAAHCIRSLTLANWRVYLGRQVQSGSNPNEQSLSIIRIVTHPQYNNTLFNNDVALMQLSTSVTFTNYIRPICLANSSSTFHNATSCWATGWGNIGKDVSLPAPQTLQEVEVPVVGNRQCTCQYGPESNGIITSQMICAGSSGRGVCQGDSGGPLQCKQGSQWIQAGLSSFGVPCATAQFPEVFARVSMFQQWITDTVAGTSVGFVNFRSSGKDGDSSFVCSSTSTLPGSSSAALRRAPAAVLLLLMSGLWLIESGSLDS